Proteins encoded together in one Lysobacterales bacterium window:
- a CDS encoding amidinotransferase: MSTGVSDQAASSGLHSDPVAFRDALRAQAPALDRPATARAAFFVRPDHFALAPESATDNRYMATGGVDRERALREHAALVEEIGRVIPTQIFPGLPDAPDAVFPNNVFATVPGKLMIGAMRHAVRQREAQRDDIPDWFRTRHGYGVESLIATGIVAELTGALVPDRAAGIGYFGLSERLNRAGAETMHRAFGFGNSIMFDLAAGEYHTNVVMSVLAGRALVLHAGSFADPRVPAMIAERYAPNVIWLDDDEKANFVGNCIALAPGTVFMSARADAALSTAHRDLLGNAGFSVRSVDLTEIEKAGGSLRCCVAEIF; this comes from the coding sequence ATGTCCACCGGCGTCTCCGACCAGGCCGCGAGCAGCGGCCTGCATTCCGACCCTGTCGCCTTTCGCGATGCGCTGCGCGCGCAGGCGCCGGCGCTCGATCGGCCGGCGACGGCGCGCGCCGCGTTCTTCGTGCGCCCGGATCATTTCGCGCTCGCCCCCGAGTCGGCGACCGACAATCGCTACATGGCCACCGGCGGGGTCGATCGCGAACGCGCGCTGCGCGAGCACGCGGCCCTGGTCGAGGAAATCGGCCGCGTGATCCCGACCCAGATTTTCCCCGGCCTGCCCGATGCCCCCGACGCGGTGTTTCCGAACAACGTGTTCGCGACCGTGCCCGGCAAGCTGATGATCGGCGCGATGCGCCATGCGGTGCGCCAGCGCGAGGCGCAGCGCGACGACATTCCCGACTGGTTCCGCACGCGCCATGGCTACGGCGTCGAATCGCTGATCGCAACCGGCATCGTCGCCGAACTCACCGGCGCGCTGGTGCCGGATCGCGCTGCCGGCATCGGCTACTTCGGCCTGAGCGAGCGCCTGAACCGCGCCGGCGCCGAGACCATGCATCGCGCCTTCGGTTTCGGCAACAGCATCATGTTCGATCTCGCCGCCGGCGAGTACCACACCAATGTCGTGATGAGCGTGCTCGCCGGACGCGCGCTGGTGTTGCACGCGGGATCGTTTGCCGACCCGCGCGTGCCCGCGATGATCGCCGAGCGCTACGCGCCGAACGTGATCTGGCTGGACGACGACGAGAAAGCAAACTTCGTCGGCAACTGCATCGCGCTCGCCCCCGGCACCGTGTTCATGAGCGCGCGCGCCGATGCGGCCCTGAGCACCGCGCATCGCGATCTGCTCGGCAATGCCGGTTTCAGCGTGCGCAGTGTCGACCTCACCGAAATCGAAAAAGCAGGCGGCAGCCTTCGCTGCTGCGTCGCGGAGATCTTCTGA
- a CDS encoding type II toxin-antitoxin system RelE/ParE family toxin has translation MAKLIWSPRALLDVQRLHAFLTGKYPQAATRAVRAIRLGMRTIAQHPEAGRTTVDLPVEFREWLIDFGNSGYVVLYRWDGTTVVVLAVRHHREAGY, from the coding sequence GTGGCGAAGCTGATCTGGTCACCGCGTGCGCTCCTGGATGTGCAACGGCTGCACGCATTCCTGACTGGCAAGTATCCGCAGGCAGCAACGAGGGCCGTTCGAGCGATCCGTTTGGGCATGCGAACGATTGCACAGCACCCGGAGGCGGGTCGTACGACGGTTGATCTGCCGGTCGAGTTTCGCGAGTGGCTGATCGACTTCGGCAATAGTGGCTACGTCGTGCTTTATCGCTGGGACGGGACGACCGTCGTAGTCCTGGCGGTT
- a CDS encoding CopG family transcriptional regulator, producing MSKAETTTVAIALDANVGSRTRKLAELRQRSTDWLIAEAVREYVDREEKRTAFHQDGVNAWNAYQLTGQHVPSAVADAWLAELEDGKTPDLPPWRS from the coding sequence ATGAGCAAAGCTGAAACCACGACAGTCGCCATTGCACTCGATGCGAATGTGGGCTCGCGAACTCGAAAGTTGGCTGAGCTTCGTCAGCGCAGTACGGACTGGCTCATCGCAGAGGCTGTGCGCGAATATGTCGATCGCGAGGAGAAGCGCACGGCGTTTCATCAAGATGGCGTGAATGCCTGGAACGCGTATCAGCTGACCGGGCAGCACGTGCCATCAGCGGTCGCCGATGCGTGGTTGGCCGAGCTGGAAGATGGCAAAACCCCAGACCTTCCGCCGTGGCGAAGCTGA